In a single window of the Terriglobia bacterium genome:
- a CDS encoding 4a-hydroxytetrahydrobiopterin dehydratase, with protein sequence MGLSEKTCVPCRGGVPPLTAEQIRPLAAEVKDWNVVNNHHVEREFKFPDFKTALDFTNKVGAIAEEQAHHPDIVLTWGKVGVKIWTHKIDGLTESDFILAAKIDKAA encoded by the coding sequence ATGGGACTCTCGGAAAAGACATGCGTACCATGCCGTGGTGGTGTTCCTCCCCTCACCGCCGAACAGATCCGTCCGCTGGCTGCTGAAGTGAAGGACTGGAACGTGGTGAACAATCACCACGTCGAACGAGAGTTCAAGTTTCCGGATTTCAAAACCGCTTTGGACTTCACGAACAAAGTGGGAGCGATTGCCGAGGAGCAGGCCCATCATCCGGACATCGTTCTCACCTGGGGGAAGGTCGGCGTGAAGATCTGGACGCACAAGATCGATGGCCTCACCGAAAGCGATTTCATCCTCGCCGCGAAAATCGATAAAGCGGCTTAG